A single genomic interval of Arthrobacter sp. NicSoilB8 harbors:
- a CDS encoding phosphatidylglycerol lysyltransferase domain-containing protein — translation MAAPFWARDLLGYVVGTVLVLLACIPLERQMGSRKFCVAAVVTQVAGILAAAGFWEATRALTGNWARAMSGTFILGPSVFICGTAMAATASMGPLWRRRIRLGLFGLLILLALYNGGFADLARLGAGAAGALLGPVLLGRRPRLVRPVSSRHEGRVLVALLVAVSAVGPVVAGLAPHAVGPLSVLRFLFTDIRPVDAQALQEICAVPAQHRDCEAAHLQLRAGAGAIFMAIVPSFLLLLLSEGLRRGRRFAWAGVLVVQAGLSLLALVTLVGVLQAAGPDTVAGELVDASQPGHSTQPLALVVPLLLPVMIFGVLLACRTLFPVTAPPGTYSRLALQVLGLAGVLGLIYVGAGLVLAAEFTPVPALADLVADAPDRFLPLGFTADVPPAFFPEGTLAVLLYEGVGIVFWAVTGVLVLKSFVRPTHPRHPEDQDKAVAILTSQEGSSISWMTTWAGNTYWFSRTGQSFIAYRVIAGIALTAGGPVGPKNLTPAVVNEFYGYCRSNGWTPCFYSVAPEVRAAAAGLGWDSVQVAQETVLPLDSLSFKGKRFQDVRTALNNAAKAGIHAEWVRYPTAGLSIQTQILAISEEWVADRKLPEMGFTLGGLDELNDPEVRCLLAIDAHQQVHAVTSWLPVYRNGRIVGWTLDFMRRRSAGFRPAVEFLIASAAMSLKDEGCDFISLSGAPLARVAQAPPQDETPARLPATAGLDRLLDLLGSALEPVYGFRSLLAFKSKFHPLYVPLFMVYPDSAALPGIANALTRAYLPELSLGEGFRLLRSILSKRTRTVARAGRRLE, via the coding sequence TTGGCCGCTCCTTTCTGGGCTCGGGACCTGTTGGGCTACGTCGTGGGAACGGTGCTGGTGCTCCTGGCCTGCATCCCTTTGGAACGGCAGATGGGAAGCAGGAAATTCTGTGTCGCAGCCGTCGTGACCCAGGTTGCGGGCATCCTGGCTGCCGCCGGATTCTGGGAGGCCACCCGGGCCCTGACTGGGAACTGGGCCCGGGCCATGAGCGGGACGTTCATTCTTGGCCCGAGCGTATTCATCTGCGGAACCGCCATGGCCGCCACGGCTTCCATGGGCCCCTTGTGGAGGCGACGGATCCGACTGGGACTTTTTGGGCTTCTGATACTTTTGGCACTCTATAACGGGGGATTCGCAGATCTGGCCCGTTTGGGAGCCGGTGCCGCCGGCGCGCTCCTGGGCCCGGTCCTCCTGGGTCGCCGACCCCGGCTGGTGCGCCCGGTGAGTTCAAGGCACGAGGGGAGGGTGCTCGTAGCCCTCCTCGTGGCAGTCTCGGCCGTCGGTCCGGTTGTTGCCGGCCTTGCCCCGCACGCCGTCGGGCCGCTCTCCGTTTTGCGCTTTCTGTTCACCGATATCAGGCCTGTGGACGCCCAGGCGCTGCAGGAGATCTGCGCAGTCCCTGCTCAGCATCGGGACTGTGAGGCCGCGCACCTGCAGTTGAGGGCCGGGGCGGGCGCGATCTTCATGGCCATTGTTCCGTCCTTCCTGCTGCTGCTGCTCTCCGAGGGCCTTCGACGCGGCCGACGCTTCGCCTGGGCCGGGGTGCTGGTGGTCCAGGCAGGATTATCACTGCTCGCGCTGGTCACCCTGGTGGGTGTGCTGCAGGCAGCGGGCCCGGACACGGTAGCGGGGGAGTTGGTGGACGCGAGCCAGCCGGGCCACAGCACCCAGCCGCTGGCACTCGTGGTCCCGCTTCTCCTGCCCGTCATGATCTTCGGCGTGCTGCTTGCCTGCCGGACGTTGTTTCCTGTCACCGCACCCCCCGGGACCTACAGCAGGCTCGCCCTGCAGGTGCTGGGCCTGGCCGGCGTCCTGGGACTGATCTATGTCGGGGCGGGGCTGGTCCTTGCCGCGGAATTCACGCCTGTCCCCGCTCTCGCCGATTTAGTGGCCGACGCCCCGGACAGGTTCCTGCCGTTGGGCTTCACAGCGGACGTTCCGCCTGCCTTCTTTCCTGAGGGCACCCTAGCAGTCCTGCTCTACGAAGGAGTCGGCATCGTGTTCTGGGCCGTCACGGGCGTGCTGGTCCTCAAATCGTTCGTTCGGCCGACACACCCCCGGCATCCCGAGGACCAGGACAAGGCCGTGGCGATCCTCACGTCACAGGAGGGCAGTTCGATATCCTGGATGACTACCTGGGCCGGGAATACCTACTGGTTCTCCCGCACAGGTCAGAGTTTCATCGCTTACCGTGTCATCGCCGGGATCGCCCTGACGGCCGGAGGACCGGTCGGACCCAAGAACCTGACGCCGGCGGTAGTGAACGAGTTTTACGGCTACTGCAGGTCCAATGGATGGACGCCGTGCTTCTATTCCGTTGCACCGGAGGTCAGGGCTGCCGCAGCCGGCCTTGGCTGGGATTCCGTCCAGGTTGCCCAGGAAACTGTCCTGCCCTTGGACTCCCTGTCGTTCAAAGGGAAACGATTCCAGGATGTTCGCACAGCCTTGAACAACGCGGCCAAAGCCGGAATCCATGCGGAATGGGTTCGCTATCCCACGGCCGGCCTCAGTATCCAGACCCAGATCCTGGCCATCTCCGAAGAGTGGGTCGCGGACCGCAAGTTGCCCGAAATGGGCTTCACCCTGGGCGGACTCGACGAACTCAATGATCCTGAAGTTCGCTGCCTGCTCGCCATTGACGCCCATCAACAGGTGCACGCGGTGACCTCGTGGCTTCCGGTCTACCGCAACGGACGGATCGTCGGCTGGACACTGGATTTCATGAGGAGGCGCAGCGCCGGTTTTCGGCCGGCTGTCGAGTTCCTCATCGCTTCCGCAGCCATGAGCCTCAAGGACGAGGGCTGCGATTTCATCAGCCTTTCCGGTGCGCCCCTGGCGCGAGTGGCTCAGGCCCCGCCCCAGGACGAGACCCCGGCGCGTCTTCCGGCGACCGCTGGCCTGGACCGGCTGCTGGATCTCTTGGGATCCGCACTCGAACCCGTCTACGGGTTCAGGTCCCTCCTTGCCTTCAAGAGCAAGTTCCACCCCCTCTATGTGCCGCTCTTCATGGTTTATCCGGACTCGGCAGCTCTGCCCGGGATCGCCAATGCCCTCACCCGTGCATACCTGCCGGAGTTGTCCCTGGGCGAGGGATTCAGGCTCCTGCGCAGCATCCTTAGCAAACGCACCCGGACGGTTGCGCGCGCGGGTCGCCGGCTGGAGTGA
- a CDS encoding alpha/beta hydrolase-fold protein yields MEQLLNVSVVDQALLYSFYALSALAILFLLLRAGLLPRRAARIGPSVGEVRNPAPHTASALPGRRRWLVTAAAATAAGALTGALTLLVCEVLLNVFGLPLDPDTRVWVISAFAGLGLAVVNLWRSRWWRKAVAVVASLLFMATAALGINAGYGLNPTLGAMLGMNQANHLTLPKLNPPHQPESKAPLWQSWKPPAGMPAVGRSGSVTIPADASGFHARDAFLYLPPAALVDNPPPLPVVIMMMGQPGGPEQSRSAVQELDALAQQNHGLAPLLLTVDQLGDPYRNPVCVDSAKGNVYTYVTTDVVNYIRKNLNVATDRTQWAVAGYSNGGECALSFTAKRPEIFGSLLDISGELDPLDGTAANTVKTIFGGSQSAFTAEKPTTILKAHKYTDELAIFTSGALDSKYGPQSASAAKDAKAAGMTTHRFVGPGIGHRGDAVSFGLKSGLPLLFQRFGLAPS; encoded by the coding sequence ATGGAGCAACTCCTCAATGTCAGCGTCGTCGATCAAGCGTTGCTCTATTCTTTCTACGCCCTTTCCGCTCTGGCGATCCTGTTCCTGCTCCTGCGCGCCGGACTCCTGCCGCGCCGTGCAGCCCGCATCGGGCCCTCGGTCGGGGAGGTCCGCAACCCGGCGCCGCACACAGCATCAGCACTGCCCGGACGGCGAAGGTGGCTTGTCACCGCGGCCGCCGCCACGGCCGCCGGCGCCCTGACCGGAGCACTGACTCTGCTTGTCTGCGAAGTGCTGCTGAACGTCTTCGGTCTGCCGCTGGACCCGGACACCCGCGTCTGGGTGATCTCCGCGTTCGCGGGGCTGGGCCTGGCTGTCGTGAACTTGTGGCGGTCCCGCTGGTGGCGGAAAGCGGTCGCCGTCGTCGCCTCCCTCTTGTTCATGGCGACGGCAGCGCTGGGTATCAATGCCGGCTACGGACTGAACCCGACATTAGGGGCAATGTTGGGCATGAACCAGGCCAACCATCTGACCCTTCCCAAGCTGAACCCGCCTCACCAGCCCGAGTCCAAGGCCCCGCTCTGGCAAAGCTGGAAGCCTCCTGCAGGGATGCCGGCCGTCGGACGCAGCGGGTCAGTCACGATTCCCGCTGACGCCTCAGGATTCCACGCCCGCGACGCCTTCCTCTACCTGCCGCCCGCTGCCCTGGTGGACAATCCGCCGCCGTTGCCGGTCGTCATCATGATGATGGGCCAGCCGGGAGGCCCGGAGCAGAGCAGATCCGCCGTTCAGGAGCTCGATGCCCTCGCCCAGCAAAACCACGGGCTGGCCCCGCTGCTCCTGACGGTGGATCAGCTGGGCGATCCTTATCGGAATCCTGTCTGCGTTGACTCCGCCAAGGGCAACGTCTACACCTATGTCACGACCGACGTCGTCAATTACATCCGCAAAAACCTCAACGTTGCCACTGACCGAACCCAATGGGCCGTGGCTGGATACTCCAACGGCGGCGAATGCGCGCTCTCGTTCACGGCCAAGCGACCGGAGATCTTCGGCTCGCTGCTCGACATCTCGGGAGAGCTTGACCCTCTGGACGGCACCGCGGCCAACACCGTGAAGACCATTTTCGGAGGGAGCCAGTCCGCGTTCACTGCGGAGAAACCCACAACGATCCTCAAGGCCCACAAATACACCGATGAGCTCGCCATCTTTACCAGCGGCGCCCTTGACTCAAAGTACGGGCCCCAGAGCGCCTCGGCCGCGAAAGACGCGAAGGCGGCCGGCATGACGACGCACCGGTTCGTCGGGCCCGGGATCGGACACCGCGGCGACGCTGTGAGCTTTGGCCTCAAATCCGGCCTGCCGCTGCTTTTCCAGAGATTCGGCCTCGCCCCGTCATGA
- a CDS encoding ABC transporter ATP-binding protein, producing the protein MSVPILAAQDLTKTYGRGPDRFDALKGVSLEIARGDSVAIVGKSGSGKSTLMHILALLDTPGGGQVHVNGTDAKTLSGRRLNALRNTMFGFVFQQFFLNPGSSVLENVTLPLKIAGVGSRERRTRGMAVLAQLELADKARNKAGNLSGGQKQRVVIARALINSPQVLFADEPTGNLDTATGRIVEDILFDLNANHDITLITVTHDHELAARFNRRLYIRDGLLINTDEEHAA; encoded by the coding sequence ATGTCTGTGCCAATTCTGGCCGCCCAAGACCTCACTAAGACCTACGGCCGCGGGCCTGACCGCTTCGACGCCCTCAAAGGCGTCTCCCTGGAGATCGCCCGTGGCGATTCTGTGGCGATCGTGGGTAAGAGCGGCTCCGGCAAATCAACGCTGATGCACATCCTCGCGCTGCTGGACACCCCCGGCGGCGGCCAGGTCCACGTCAACGGGACCGACGCGAAGACCCTGAGCGGCCGGAGGCTCAACGCGCTGCGGAATACGATGTTCGGCTTCGTGTTCCAGCAGTTCTTTCTTAACCCCGGTTCCAGCGTGCTGGAGAACGTCACCCTCCCGCTCAAGATCGCCGGCGTCGGCAGCCGTGAACGGCGCACTCGCGGAATGGCCGTCCTGGCTCAGCTCGAACTGGCCGACAAGGCCCGCAACAAGGCCGGTAACCTCTCCGGCGGCCAAAAACAACGGGTCGTGATCGCCCGGGCCCTGATCAACAGTCCCCAGGTCCTGTTTGCGGACGAACCGACCGGAAACCTGGACACGGCCACCGGGCGCATCGTCGAGGACATTCTGTTCGACCTCAACGCCAACCATGACATCACCCTGATCACCGTCACCCACGATCACGAACTTGCCGCCCGCTTCAACCGCCGTCTGTATATCCGCGACGGCCTGCTGATCAACACCGACGAGGAGCACGCGGCATGA
- a CDS encoding ABC transporter permease → MNPLEILTTAMANSLRSKLRTLLTILAIFVGAFTLTITNGLGTGISNYIDSQIAAVGSSSSFTVGKTDTSGSPASGPKKYDAGIKVLAAGGRPGSTQLALDQADLDTIGAIPGITGVTPVTRLSPDFIQWSGHDKYQLSVSPLAGAQPQLAAGAALDDSGTQPQLVLPSSYVAPLGFADNAQAVGQDATIGITDATGAMHPITARITGIEQSALLGGGGAFINKALSTALADAQGTGAPAASKSAWANATATFAPSAAAQVEDMKSKLAAAGYTAQTLDDRIGTVKTVINGIIGVLDAFAVIALVAAGFGIVNTLLMSVQERTREIGLMKAMGMGSGSVFALFSTEAAFIGFLGSAIGSAAAIGLGTAVSGALARGPLSELEGLHILAFAPGPVAGVILLVMAIAFLAGTLPAWRAARQNPIDALRYE, encoded by the coding sequence ATGAACCCGCTCGAAATCCTGACAACCGCCATGGCGAACAGCCTCCGCAGCAAGTTGCGCACGCTGCTGACCATCCTGGCGATCTTCGTCGGAGCGTTCACCCTGACCATCACCAACGGCCTCGGCACCGGCATCTCCAACTACATCGACAGCCAAATCGCTGCCGTCGGCTCAAGCAGCTCCTTCACGGTCGGCAAGACCGACACGAGCGGCAGTCCCGCCTCCGGACCGAAGAAATACGATGCCGGCATAAAAGTCCTTGCAGCTGGCGGCCGCCCGGGTTCAACCCAGCTTGCCTTGGACCAGGCTGATCTGGACACGATCGGCGCCATCCCGGGTATCACCGGCGTCACCCCGGTGACAAGGCTTAGCCCGGACTTCATCCAATGGAGCGGCCACGACAAATACCAGCTGTCGGTCAGCCCCCTTGCCGGCGCGCAGCCCCAGCTCGCGGCCGGCGCTGCCCTGGACGATTCCGGAACCCAGCCGCAACTGGTCCTTCCGTCCAGCTACGTTGCCCCGCTCGGCTTCGCCGACAACGCCCAGGCCGTCGGCCAGGACGCCACGATCGGCATCACCGACGCGACCGGAGCAATGCACCCCATCACCGCCCGCATTACGGGCATTGAACAGAGCGCGCTCCTCGGCGGCGGCGGTGCCTTCATCAACAAGGCCCTCTCAACTGCCCTCGCCGATGCCCAGGGCACCGGGGCACCTGCCGCGTCAAAGAGCGCGTGGGCCAATGCCACGGCCACCTTCGCGCCGTCCGCCGCAGCGCAGGTCGAGGACATGAAGAGCAAGCTCGCCGCGGCCGGCTACACCGCCCAGACCCTCGATGACCGGATCGGCACTGTCAAGACGGTGATCAACGGGATCATCGGTGTCCTGGACGCCTTTGCGGTCATTGCCCTCGTCGCGGCAGGCTTCGGGATCGTGAACACCCTGCTGATGTCCGTTCAGGAACGCACCCGGGAAATCGGCCTCATGAAAGCCATGGGCATGGGCAGCGGATCGGTCTTCGCGCTCTTCAGCACCGAAGCGGCGTTCATCGGCTTCCTCGGAAGCGCCATCGGCTCCGCCGCGGCCATCGGGCTCGGCACGGCAGTCAGTGGCGCCCTCGCCCGGGGACCCCTCAGCGAACTGGAGGGCCTCCACATCCTCGCCTTCGCCCCCGGACCCGTGGCGGGGGTCATTCTGCTGGTCATGGCCATCGCCTTCCTAGCCGGAACTCTCCCAGCCTGGCGGGCGGCACGGCAAAACCCCATCGATGCCCTCCGCTACGAGTAG
- a CDS encoding alpha/beta hydrolase-fold protein, with amino-acid sequence MAGGGTPFAIAAVDGGESWWHRRASGTDTQSILVEEFLPVLAGHGVDTGRLAVFGLSMGGFGALLLAARHRVPGLRAVAAMSPAVWSQYDAGRSDNFDGAADFAANDIFALRPELASVPKRIGCGMADSLLYSVKDYVKDLPGAHEGGFQAGGHDTVYWRSVLPEVLSFLGRSLV; translated from the coding sequence GTGGCCGGCGGCGGGACGCCCTTCGCGATCGCCGCCGTGGACGGAGGCGAAAGCTGGTGGCACCGCCGCGCGTCCGGCACAGACACGCAGTCCATTCTGGTGGAGGAATTCCTCCCTGTTCTCGCCGGCCACGGAGTCGACACCGGCCGTCTCGCCGTGTTCGGCCTGTCGATGGGCGGATTCGGTGCCCTGCTCCTCGCCGCCCGGCACCGCGTCCCCGGACTCCGCGCCGTCGCCGCGATGAGTCCCGCAGTCTGGAGCCAGTACGACGCCGGCCGGTCCGACAACTTCGACGGCGCCGCGGATTTTGCGGCCAACGACATATTTGCCCTGCGGCCTGAGCTGGCGTCAGTGCCGAAACGGATTGGCTGCGGCATGGCGGACAGCCTGCTCTACAGCGTGAAGGACTATGTGAAGGACCTTCCGGGTGCACACGAGGGAGGCTTCCAGGCCGGCGGCCACGACACCGTCTACTGGCGCTCCGTACTGCCGGAGGTCCTCTCCTTCCTGGGCAGAAGCCTGGTTTGA
- a CDS encoding AMP-binding protein, with translation MTTQLDFMRVPFAADLASYGDSPAILTDTLTLTYRELAERVDDFALRLGRERRLVALTAANDLDSLVAYLAALAGGHPLILLPEDKPAALEALVAAYDPDVIVRCGNGGTVLEERRPGTRHELHPDLALLLSTSGSTGSPKLVRLSHENLQSNAESISEYLDIGPTDRAATTLPMSYCYGLSVINSHLLRGAGLVLTGLSVVDPCFWELFRRRGATAMAAVPYTFELLERVGFAEMELPSLRYVTQAGGRMAPESVRSYAELGRRKGWELFVMYGQTEATARMAYLPPELAATVPGAVGIPVPGGSFRIDPVPGLEHGELVYTGPNVMLGYAGSPADLAAGRTVTELRTGDLARHHPAGVYEVVGRRGRFVKIVGLRVDLGQVERILADLGVQAASAGTDDGVVVAVEGDQDAQLLGKVLAQGMGLPRAALEVHAVGHLPRLATGKLDYQAVLALSRREPVPAAEAAAGGPGVPESDRLDSVRRIFEDALECADVADSDTFVSLGGDSLSYVAASVRLEQALGHLPPDWHVTPVRDLEPRPRPAPVRKPRRLFVPLETSIVLRAVAIVLIVSTHVGLFSWQGTAHVLMAVAGYNFARFQLTGERFPRLRRQLASLGRIVVPSMAFIAAAYLVTDNYAPANILLLNAIVGPEAVTTQWHFWFIEILVYLMVGTTALLALPWADRAERRFPLLFPLALTGAGLLTRYELVNPGVPHTAPALWLFALGWAIAQARTVGQRCLVSALAALTVPGFFENVSREVTLLAGILLLIWLPGIPVPKVLRRLTTVLASASLYAYLVHWLVYPPLAGVSPALAVAGSLGAGVAYWALCTRVVSAVHRRRTRRAGRPAGCPSRDRSRDQTRLLPRKERTSGSTERQ, from the coding sequence GTGACCACGCAGCTTGATTTCATGCGGGTGCCCTTTGCCGCCGATCTAGCGAGCTACGGGGACAGCCCGGCCATTCTCACCGACACCCTGACACTGACGTACAGGGAGCTGGCGGAGCGCGTCGATGACTTTGCCCTGCGGCTGGGCCGCGAGCGGCGCCTCGTCGCCCTGACGGCAGCCAACGACCTCGACTCGCTGGTCGCCTATCTGGCGGCGCTGGCGGGCGGGCACCCCCTGATCCTCCTGCCTGAGGACAAACCGGCGGCCTTGGAAGCCCTCGTTGCCGCCTACGACCCCGACGTCATTGTGCGGTGCGGGAACGGGGGAACCGTCCTTGAGGAACGCCGGCCCGGCACGCGGCACGAGCTGCATCCGGACCTGGCGCTCCTGCTCAGCACCTCCGGATCCACGGGCTCACCCAAGCTCGTCCGCCTCTCGCACGAGAACCTGCAGTCCAATGCCGAGTCGATCTCCGAGTATCTGGACATCGGCCCCACCGACCGTGCGGCGACCACCCTGCCCATGTCCTACTGCTACGGCCTGTCCGTGATCAACAGCCACCTGCTCCGCGGTGCCGGGCTGGTCCTCACCGGCCTTTCCGTGGTTGATCCGTGCTTCTGGGAGCTCTTCCGCCGCCGGGGTGCCACGGCCATGGCGGCCGTTCCGTACACCTTTGAGCTCCTCGAACGGGTGGGGTTCGCGGAGATGGAGTTGCCCAGCCTGCGCTACGTCACCCAGGCCGGGGGGCGCATGGCACCCGAGTCCGTCAGAAGCTACGCCGAGCTGGGCCGCCGCAAGGGCTGGGAACTTTTCGTGATGTACGGCCAGACCGAGGCGACGGCCCGGATGGCGTACCTCCCGCCGGAGCTCGCGGCCACTGTTCCGGGAGCCGTGGGCATCCCCGTGCCCGGCGGCTCGTTCCGCATCGACCCCGTGCCGGGACTGGAACACGGCGAACTTGTCTACACCGGCCCCAACGTCATGCTCGGCTATGCCGGGAGTCCGGCGGACCTCGCAGCGGGCCGGACCGTCACCGAACTCCGCACCGGTGACCTCGCCAGGCACCACCCGGCGGGAGTCTACGAAGTGGTGGGCCGGCGCGGCCGGTTCGTCAAGATCGTGGGGCTACGGGTCGACCTTGGACAGGTGGAGCGGATCCTGGCGGATCTCGGTGTGCAGGCGGCCAGCGCGGGGACGGACGACGGCGTCGTCGTCGCCGTTGAAGGCGACCAGGACGCACAGCTGCTGGGCAAAGTACTCGCCCAGGGCATGGGACTGCCGCGAGCGGCCCTCGAGGTGCACGCCGTCGGGCACCTCCCGCGCCTGGCCACAGGAAAACTGGACTACCAGGCTGTCCTGGCCCTGTCCCGGCGGGAACCGGTGCCCGCGGCGGAAGCCGCCGCAGGGGGACCAGGCGTGCCGGAATCGGACCGCCTGGATAGCGTCCGGAGGATCTTCGAGGACGCCCTGGAGTGCGCCGACGTCGCGGACAGCGATACCTTCGTCTCCCTGGGCGGGGACTCGCTGTCCTACGTGGCTGCGTCGGTGAGGCTGGAACAAGCGCTGGGCCATCTCCCGCCGGACTGGCATGTGACGCCGGTCCGGGACCTGGAACCGCGCCCCCGCCCGGCACCGGTCCGGAAGCCGCGTCGGCTCTTCGTGCCGCTCGAAACCAGCATTGTGCTGCGGGCTGTGGCCATCGTCCTGATTGTCAGCACCCACGTCGGCCTGTTCAGCTGGCAGGGAACCGCCCACGTGCTCATGGCGGTGGCCGGGTACAACTTTGCCCGCTTCCAGCTCACCGGGGAACGCTTCCCGCGGCTGCGGCGGCAGCTGGCCAGCCTGGGGCGGATCGTCGTGCCGAGCATGGCGTTCATCGCGGCCGCCTACCTGGTGACCGACAACTATGCGCCCGCCAATATCCTGCTGCTCAACGCGATCGTCGGGCCCGAGGCGGTGACCACCCAGTGGCACTTCTGGTTCATCGAAATCCTCGTCTACCTCATGGTGGGGACGACGGCGCTGCTGGCCCTTCCGTGGGCGGACCGCGCCGAGAGGCGCTTCCCGCTGCTCTTTCCGCTGGCGCTTACCGGCGCCGGGCTGCTGACCCGCTATGAGTTGGTGAACCCCGGGGTGCCGCATACTGCGCCGGCCCTCTGGCTGTTCGCCCTGGGCTGGGCCATCGCGCAGGCGCGGACTGTGGGGCAGCGCTGCCTGGTCTCAGCCCTTGCGGCCCTGACCGTTCCGGGATTTTTCGAGAACGTCAGCCGGGAAGTCACGCTCCTGGCCGGAATTCTGCTGCTGATCTGGCTGCCCGGCATCCCGGTTCCGAAGGTCCTCCGCCGCCTCACGACGGTGCTGGCCAGCGCCTCCCTCTACGCGTATCTGGTCCACTGGCTGGTCTACCCGCCGCTGGCCGGGGTAAGCCCGGCGCTCGCCGTGGCAGGCTCGCTTGGCGCGGGAGTGGCCTACTGGGCGCTGTGCACGCGAGTGGTGAGTGCGGTCCACCGACGCCGGACCCGCCGTGCCGGGCGACCTGCCGGGTGCCCGTCGCGCGATCGCAGCCGGGATCAAACCAGGCTTCTGCCCAGGAAGGAGAGGACCTCCGGCAGTACGGAGCGCCAGTAG
- the efeO gene encoding iron uptake system protein EfeO: MPGCPLPKNTSRLRKTLALVAAAAAVPLALAGCAGNAQTPGASAGPVQVTGTQTVDADLQALVDTGTRRYAAYVKDQTDQLLSGTKAFAEAYAAGDAAKARGLYAATRMHWERIEPVAESFGDLDPKLDAREADLGPGQEWTGWHRAEKDLFPPSGYTPLTTAERAAIATQLVSDTQDLARRTRTVELSADKLGNGAKELLDEVATGKVTGEEELWSHTDLWDFQANVDGARIAFESLLPVLQRKDPALADVLKEKFAALQAGLKKHSAGDGFAYYNELSQADIQQLASLVDALGEPLARLTSAVAL; this comes from the coding sequence ATGCCCGGATGCCCCCTGCCCAAGAACACTTCACGGCTGCGGAAAACGCTTGCCCTGGTTGCGGCGGCAGCCGCCGTTCCGCTGGCCCTGGCCGGCTGTGCGGGCAACGCCCAGACCCCGGGTGCGTCCGCCGGGCCGGTCCAGGTCACCGGCACGCAGACCGTTGACGCCGATCTTCAGGCTCTCGTGGACACCGGCACCCGGCGGTACGCCGCCTATGTGAAGGATCAGACCGATCAGCTGTTGAGCGGCACGAAGGCGTTCGCGGAGGCGTACGCTGCCGGGGACGCCGCCAAGGCCCGCGGGCTTTATGCTGCGACCCGCATGCACTGGGAACGCATCGAGCCGGTCGCAGAATCGTTCGGGGATCTCGACCCCAAGCTCGATGCCCGCGAAGCCGACCTTGGGCCCGGCCAGGAGTGGACCGGCTGGCACCGGGCCGAAAAAGACCTGTTTCCGCCCTCCGGCTACACTCCCCTCACGACGGCGGAGCGCGCAGCGATTGCCACGCAGCTCGTGTCCGACACCCAGGACCTGGCCCGACGCACCCGCACCGTAGAGCTCTCCGCGGACAAGCTTGGCAACGGCGCCAAGGAACTCCTGGACGAAGTGGCCACCGGCAAGGTTACCGGGGAGGAAGAACTCTGGTCCCACACCGATCTCTGGGACTTCCAGGCCAATGTCGACGGCGCCCGGATCGCCTTCGAAAGCCTGTTGCCCGTTCTGCAGCGGAAGGACCCGGCCCTGGCCGACGTCCTCAAGGAAAAGTTCGCAGCCCTGCAAGCCGGACTCAAGAAGCACTCCGCCGGCGACGGCTTCGCCTACTACAACGAACTCAGCCAGGCCGATATCCAGCAGCTCGCTTCCCTGGTCGACGCCCTGGGCGAGCCGCTCGCCAGGCTCACGTCGGCAGTAGCCCTGTGA